A stretch of the Aegilops tauschii subsp. strangulata cultivar AL8/78 chromosome 4, Aet v6.0, whole genome shotgun sequence genome encodes the following:
- the LOC109786317 gene encoding putative E3 ubiquitin-protein ligase SINA-like 6 isoform X2 has protein sequence MEPPSPRAALENLTLVDADALDCGVCFLPLKPPIFQCVVGHVLCSQCRDKLASARICHVCRAPMEGGYRRSHAMEKLVESIRAPCPNAPYGCAAKPAYHDLQPHIQTCLHAPCHCPEEACGFIGSTETLLVHFTAEHGWPCTTDVRAEESFHMELREGFNVIDLDADRKLLFLVMVSPERLGRAISAVCVRPPRADGDEPVFYGLELEFDRPSRWHGDRQKSCFDVECTDLSDGLPNADDRFQFLVPHLIVLPYDDDPINIRACIYTQIR, from the exons ATGGAGCCGCCTTCCCCACGCGCGGCGCTGGAGAACTTGACGCTGGTGGATGCCGATGCCCTCGACTGCGGTGTCTGCTTCCTCCCGCTCAAGCCGCCCATCTTCCAG TGCGTGGTGGGCCACGTGCTGTGCTCGCAGTGCCGCGACAAGCTGGCCTCGGCGCGGATCTGCCACGTCTGCCGAGCTCCGATGGAAGGCGGCTACCGCCGAAGCCACGCCATGGAGAAGCTGGTGGAGTCCATCCGGGCGCCGTGCCCCAACGCCCCCTACGGGTGCGCTGCCAAACCGGCATACCACGACCTCCAGCCTCACATCCAGACCTGCCTGCACGCGCCGTGCCACTGCCCTGAAGAAGCATGCGGCTTCATTGGCAGCACGGAGACGCTGCTGGTCCACTTCACTGCAGAGCACGGGTGGCCGTGCACCACCGATGTCCGCGCCGAGGAGTCGTTCCACATGGAGCTCCGCGAGGGCTTCAATGTCATCGACCTCGACGCCGACAGAAAGCTGCTGTTCCTGGTAATGGTGTCACCTGAGCGCCTCGGGCGGGCCATCTCCGCTGTATGCGTACGTCCTCCTCGAGCCGACGGCGATGAACCGGTCTTCTATGGGCTCGAGCTGGAGTTCGACCGCCCCAGTCGATGGCATGGTGACCGCCAGAAATCCTGTTTCGACGTAGAATGCACTGATCTCTCCGATGGGCTGCCGAATGCCGACGACCGCTTCCAGTTCCTCGTGCCCCATCTTATTGTTCTACCATATGACGACGATCCCATCAACATCAGAGCCTGTATTTACACCCAGATCCGGTAG
- the LOC109786317 gene encoding E3 ubiquitin-protein ligase SINA-like 11 isoform X1 has protein sequence MSNQKPSQAKAARPMEPPSPRAALENLTLVDADALDCGVCFLPLKPPIFQCVVGHVLCSQCRDKLASARICHVCRAPMEGGYRRSHAMEKLVESIRAPCPNAPYGCAAKPAYHDLQPHIQTCLHAPCHCPEEACGFIGSTETLLVHFTAEHGWPCTTDVRAEESFHMELREGFNVIDLDADRKLLFLVMVSPERLGRAISAVCVRPPRADGDEPVFYGLELEFDRPSRWHGDRQKSCFDVECTDLSDGLPNADDRFQFLVPHLIVLPYDDDPINIRACIYTQIR, from the exons CAAAGGCGGCAAGGCCAATGGAGCCGCCTTCCCCACGCGCGGCGCTGGAGAACTTGACGCTGGTGGATGCCGATGCCCTCGACTGCGGTGTCTGCTTCCTCCCGCTCAAGCCGCCCATCTTCCAG TGCGTGGTGGGCCACGTGCTGTGCTCGCAGTGCCGCGACAAGCTGGCCTCGGCGCGGATCTGCCACGTCTGCCGAGCTCCGATGGAAGGCGGCTACCGCCGAAGCCACGCCATGGAGAAGCTGGTGGAGTCCATCCGGGCGCCGTGCCCCAACGCCCCCTACGGGTGCGCTGCCAAACCGGCATACCACGACCTCCAGCCTCACATCCAGACCTGCCTGCACGCGCCGTGCCACTGCCCTGAAGAAGCATGCGGCTTCATTGGCAGCACGGAGACGCTGCTGGTCCACTTCACTGCAGAGCACGGGTGGCCGTGCACCACCGATGTCCGCGCCGAGGAGTCGTTCCACATGGAGCTCCGCGAGGGCTTCAATGTCATCGACCTCGACGCCGACAGAAAGCTGCTGTTCCTGGTAATGGTGTCACCTGAGCGCCTCGGGCGGGCCATCTCCGCTGTATGCGTACGTCCTCCTCGAGCCGACGGCGATGAACCGGTCTTCTATGGGCTCGAGCTGGAGTTCGACCGCCCCAGTCGATGGCATGGTGACCGCCAGAAATCCTGTTTCGACGTAGAATGCACTGATCTCTCCGATGGGCTGCCGAATGCCGACGACCGCTTCCAGTTCCTCGTGCCCCATCTTATTGTTCTACCATATGACGACGATCCCATCAACATCAGAGCCTGTATTTACACCCAGATCCGGTAG